In Sebaldella sp. S0638, one DNA window encodes the following:
- a CDS encoding YhcG family protein produces the protein MKLENQKFYKEVVDLLNDARNKVKRTVDSVMTYTYYEVGRRIVEEEQKGRERAEYGKQLLENLSKILTKEFGKGFSFTNLTQMRKFYLIYSKLSILQTVSEELGNDGKILGVYKFRLTWSHYIFLMRLEENERSFYEIESDKNNWSLRELKRQYNTGLYERLIISKNKDKVETLAKKGQIVEKPEDLIKDPYILDFLGLEENSLYTESNLEHKVIDKLEHFLLELGKGFLFSGRQERFSFDEKHFYVDLVFYNRLLKCFVLIDLKIGGLKHEDIGQMQMYVNYYDRKIKNEDENKTIGIILCKDKSESIVEMTLPEENTQIFASKYQLILPSKEELKKIMED, from the coding sequence ATGAAACTGGAAAATCAGAAATTTTATAAAGAAGTTGTAGATCTGCTGAATGATGCAAGAAATAAAGTGAAAAGAACAGTGGACAGTGTAATGACTTATACTTATTATGAAGTAGGGAGACGAATAGTAGAGGAAGAGCAAAAAGGAAGAGAGCGTGCAGAGTATGGTAAACAGCTTTTAGAAAATTTGTCAAAAATATTGACAAAAGAATTTGGAAAGGGATTCTCATTCACTAATTTAACACAAATGCGAAAATTTTATTTAATATATTCAAAATTATCAATTCTTCAGACAGTGTCTGAAGAATTGGGGAATGATGGTAAAATACTGGGAGTATACAAATTTAGACTAACCTGGTCACATTATATCTTTCTGATGAGACTAGAAGAGAATGAAAGAAGTTTTTATGAAATAGAATCAGATAAAAACAATTGGAGTCTGAGAGAGTTGAAAAGACAGTACAATACAGGTTTATATGAAAGACTTATTATTAGTAAAAATAAAGATAAAGTAGAAACTTTGGCAAAAAAAGGACAGATAGTGGAAAAACCCGAAGATTTGATAAAAGATCCGTATATTCTGGATTTTTTAGGACTGGAGGAAAATTCTTTATATACTGAAAGTAATCTCGAACATAAGGTAATTGACAAGCTGGAACATTTTCTGCTGGAACTGGGAAAAGGATTCCTTTTTTCGGGAAGACAGGAGAGGTTTAGTTTTGACGAAAAACATTTTTATGTGGATTTGGTATTCTATAACAGATTACTGAAATGTTTTGTCCTGATAGATTTGAAAATAGGCGGGCTGAAACATGAGGATATCGGACAGATGCAGATGTATGTTAATTATTATGACAGGAAAATAAAAAATGAAGATGAAAATAAAACTATAGGAATAATATTATGTAAAGATAAAAGCGAATCCATAGTGGAAATGACACTTCCTGAAGAAAATACACAGATATTTGCGAGTAAATACCAGTTAATACTTCCAAGCAAAGAGGAACTGAAAAAAATAATGGAAGATTAG
- a CDS encoding aminopeptidase → MKTFEQKLDDYAKLITKVGLNIQKDQDFIITAPVSAVEFIRLIVKEAYFLGAKEIYYRWYDDELSLIRYNHAPESVFDTFPQWMADGYTDLVKNGAAVLSVFVSDPELLKDVNPEKIKRDTITRSNAFKEYKDYVMNGSSNWCVVSVPSIPWAKSVYREFEASEAVSKLWDSIFEINRINDTDPVQSWMKHFEKLEKFKIYLNEKQFTKLHYKGENTDLTVELPKNHIWQGGCEHTSKGLLFAANIPTEEVFCMPYKYGVNGVLSSTMPLEYNGNIIDNFKFHFENGKIVNFEAEKGYATLENLLSSDEAARYLGEVAIVPVSSPIYKTGRIFYNTLYDENASCHFALGSAYPNCIENGENMTKEEREKAGVNDSIIHVDFMVGNDKLSITGETESGEKISIFKNGEWNI, encoded by the coding sequence ATGAAGACTTTTGAACAAAAACTGGATGATTATGCAAAATTAATCACTAAAGTAGGACTTAATATACAAAAAGACCAGGATTTTATCATTACTGCACCTGTTTCTGCAGTAGAATTTATAAGATTAATAGTAAAAGAAGCATATTTTCTTGGAGCAAAAGAAATATACTACAGATGGTACGATGATGAATTATCATTAATACGTTATAATCATGCACCTGAAAGTGTTTTTGATACATTTCCCCAATGGATGGCCGACGGATATACAGATCTTGTAAAAAACGGCGCTGCTGTATTATCTGTATTTGTATCTGACCCTGAATTACTGAAAGATGTCAATCCTGAAAAAATAAAAAGAGACACTATTACAAGATCTAACGCTTTTAAGGAATATAAAGACTATGTTATGAACGGCAGCAGCAACTGGTGTGTTGTTTCTGTTCCGAGTATTCCATGGGCAAAAAGTGTTTATAGAGAGTTTGAGGCTTCAGAAGCTGTTTCAAAGCTTTGGGATTCTATTTTCGAAATAAACAGAATTAATGACACTGACCCTGTACAGTCTTGGATGAAACATTTTGAAAAGCTTGAAAAATTCAAAATTTATCTGAATGAAAAACAATTTACAAAACTTCATTATAAAGGAGAAAATACAGATCTTACTGTAGAACTGCCAAAAAATCATATCTGGCAGGGCGGGTGCGAACATACTTCAAAAGGACTTCTGTTTGCTGCAAATATTCCTACGGAAGAAGTTTTCTGCATGCCGTACAAATATGGTGTCAATGGTGTTTTAAGCAGTACTATGCCATTGGAATATAACGGTAACATTATTGATAATTTCAAATTTCATTTTGAAAACGGAAAAATTGTTAACTTTGAAGCAGAAAAAGGATATGCCACACTTGAAAACCTCTTAAGCTCGGATGAAGCAGCAAGATATCTCGGGGAAGTAGCCATTGTTCCTGTTTCTTCACCTATATACAAAACCGGGCGTATTTTTTACAATACTCTTTACGATGAAAACGCAAGCTGTCACTTTGCCCTTGGAAGTGCTTACCCGAACTGTATAGAAAACGGTGAAAACATGACGAAGGAAGAACGTGAAAAAGCCGGTGTTAATGACAGTATTATCCATGTGGATTTTATGGTAGGAAATGATAAACTTTCTATTACAGGAGAAACAGAATCAGGAGAAAAAATTTCTATTTTCAAAAACGGAGAATGGAATATTTAA
- a CDS encoding OmpA family protein, whose protein sequence is MKKGVLVFILLAGISTFMSASSSSLKCKLSSRECFINGYKVTGSIPSDWELEDLQKIVQIINEYPGVNRIELIGYTDTEEIMGDKELSYVRAENVHTYMKIFGLREDIEVNLSGEGKNNPIMTNTTEEGRYSNRRVDIRFFVKEN, encoded by the coding sequence ATGAAAAAAGGAGTTTTAGTTTTTATCTTATTAGCAGGGATATCAACATTTATGAGTGCTTCATCGAGTTCTTTGAAGTGTAAGCTTAGCAGCAGGGAGTGTTTTATTAACGGATACAAGGTAACTGGAAGTATCCCGTCAGACTGGGAATTGGAGGATTTGCAGAAAATAGTGCAAATAATAAATGAATACCCGGGTGTTAACAGAATAGAGCTCATAGGATACACAGATACTGAGGAAATAATGGGGGATAAGGAGCTTTCTTATGTAAGGGCAGAAAATGTACATACATATATGAAGATTTTCGGATTAAGAGAAGATATAGAAGTGAATCTTTCAGGAGAGGGGAAAAATAATCCGATTATGACAAATACTACTGAAGAAGGCAGATACAGCAACAGAAGAGTAGATATAAGATTTTTTGTAAAAGAAAATTAG
- the gmhA gene encoding D-sedoheptulose 7-phosphate isomerase, whose product MDQILKQSFLDEYDVLGAFIKDEKNFVTMGKIATELAAAYKNGKKSLIAGNGGSNCDAMHFAEEFTGRFRKERPALPSISISDSSHITCVGNDYGFDAIFSKGVEAFGQEGDFFLGLSTSGNSKNIIEAVKAAKERGLKTVALLGKDGGQLKGMCDYEFIINAKTSDRVQEVHMMILHVIIEGVERILFPENYVD is encoded by the coding sequence ATGGATCAGATTTTGAAACAGTCATTTTTAGATGAGTATGATGTACTTGGAGCATTTATTAAGGATGAGAAAAATTTTGTAACAATGGGGAAAATAGCAACAGAATTAGCAGCTGCTTATAAAAACGGTAAAAAATCACTGATTGCAGGAAATGGCGGAAGTAACTGTGACGCAATGCACTTTGCAGAAGAATTCACAGGGAGATTCAGAAAAGAAAGACCTGCATTACCGTCAATAAGTATTTCTGATTCTTCACATATAACTTGCGTGGGAAATGATTACGGATTCGATGCAATATTTTCTAAAGGCGTAGAGGCATTCGGACAGGAAGGCGATTTCTTTTTAGGACTTTCAACTTCTGGAAATTCAAAGAATATAATTGAAGCTGTGAAAGCAGCAAAAGAAAGAGGTCTGAAAACAGTTGCTCTTCTGGGGAAAGACGGAGGACAGCTAAAAGGAATGTGTGACTACGAATTTATAATAAATGCAAAAACTTCTGACAGAGTTCAGGAAGTACATATGATGATTTTGCACGTTATAATTGAAGGAGTAGAAAGAATTTTATTCCCGGAAAATTATGTAGATTAG